The following proteins are co-located in the Solanum pennellii chromosome 1, SPENNV200 genome:
- the LOC107032211 gene encoding probable inactive poly [ADP-ribose] polymerase SRO3: protein MVSIRLNSKRRRLEDPAELASSSTNPCNKKEVQSPTTPDPMVGVSGSKSQGDQLFGNVLKQVHLDNVKLKPTIAKFISGLGALASSIQVEAIHVKRSSFVYETKLQSFNLLSEAMAKKCNDNPILKIGWYGASKEEIVDIITNGFIRSSYRHGVQFSAYDYPLDCLQTAIQDKDGLRHILICQVIVGKIEVVTPGSGQFQPSSEDLDSGVDNLFSPRKYTVWSCHLNTHILPLGIISFRVSPHSS, encoded by the coding sequence ATGGTTTCCATCAGGCTAAACTCAAAAAGGCGCAGACTTGAAGATCCAGCTGAACTTGCGAGCTCAAGCACGAACCCTTGTAACAAAAAGGAGGTACAAAGTCCAACAACTCCAGATCCAATGGTTGGGGTTTCTGGCAGTAAAAGTCAAGGAGATCAGTTATTTGGTAATGTCTTGAAACAAGTTCATCTAGATAATGTGAAACTTAAACCTACCATAGCCAAGTTTATATCTGGTTTGGGTGCACTAGCATCATCAATCCAAGTTGAGGCTATTCATGTGAAACGTTCCAGTTTTGTTTACGAAACAAAGTTGCAATCTTTCAATCTACTTTCAGAGGCCATGGCGAAAAAATGCAATGATAATCCTATTCTGAAGATTGGTTGGTATGGAGCTTCCAAGGAAGAAATTGTTGACATAATTACGAATGGCTTTATTCGATCAAGTTACCGTCATGGAGTTCAGTTTTCTGCTTACGATTACCCTCTTGATTGTCTCCAAACTGCTATTCAAGACAAAGATGGACTAAGACATATATTGATTTGCCAAGTGATAGTAGGAAAAATTGAAGTTGTCACTCCTGGTTCAGGACAGTTTCAACCTAGTTCTGAGGATCTTGATTCTGGAGTTGACAATTTATTTTCTCCAAGAAAGTATACTGTTTGGAGTTGTCACTTGAATACTCATATCCTCCCTTTAGGCATAATCAGTTTCAGAGTTTCTCCTCATTCAAGTTAG